The Chrysemys picta bellii isolate R12L10 chromosome 16, ASM1138683v2, whole genome shotgun sequence DNA window ccgccagccccgcactgccggcccccggccgagcaccaccaggccctccctccctattttcccggacatgtccggctatttgggatttcctcccggacggggatttgaagcccaaaaagccggacatgtccaggaaaatccggacgtatggtaaccctaccattgcCTGCCCCCCTGAGACCGGGCCTGAGCACAGTGCTGGACCCCGGCGAGGGTCACCAACTTTCTATTGGCACAAAAACAAACACCTtagtcccgccccttccctgaggcccccccttccccgaggcaactcccccccccatgctcactgcattccccctccctcggtggcttgcTCTCTCccgccctcactcactttcactgggctggggctgaggggtttagggggttggagggggctcggggcaggggttgaggtgcagggaggggagaggtctctgggctgggggtgcggactcagatgcagaagggggctctgggtttgggggggcctgggggttggggtgcaggagggggtacaggctctgggatgggggtgcaggctctgggttggggccacagatgaagggtttggggtgtgggagggggctctgggtttgggggggtcagggctggggcagcgggttggggtgcgggagggagttgggccagggatgaggggtttggggagtaggagggggtgagggctctggggtggggctgaggggttcagggtgtgggagagggctctgggctgggggtgcaggcttgggttcaggaggggctccaggttttgggggaggctcagggctggggccagggatgagggggttggggtgcaggagggggctctgggtttgggggggtatgggctctggtgcaggaggggatacgggctctgggctgggggtgcacgagggggctccaggttgaggggaactcagggctggggccagggacgaggggcttggggtgcaggagggggctctgggtttggggggggcctcagggctggggcagggatgaggggtttggggtgcaagagggggctatgggctgggagtgtatgagggggctctgggttgagggagactcagggctggggccagagacgaggggtttggagtgcaggagggggctcgggtttggggggggtcagggctggggcagcgggttggggctcggggttggggcgtgggcttaCCTTGGTTGGCTCCCGGTCaccagcacagcggggctaaggcaggttcccggccaatgggagtgcagagccggtgctcggggcgggggcagcacgtgccgcagagcctcctgcccgccccctgcctaggagccagacctgctggctgcgtCCGAGGTGCATCGCAGTGCCCCAGGACAAGTACCTACCTTAACCCCGCAGCAATGCCGACCGGACCTTTAACGgcccagtcggcagtgctgaccagagccgccagggtcccttttcgaccgggtgttcctgtcgaaaaccggacacctggtcaccccgGCAGGACACGACCCCCAGAGGCACAGCCCAGACCCTGCCCAGCCAAGGcccctgcaggggctgctccagcagtCCCCGGGTGAGGCTGttacctttccccccccccccgcactccctgcccgGCTCTGACCTGCTCCCGTCTCCCCTTCCAGTTCTCGTGGCTGGTGGATGCCGTGAGCCCGGCCGAGGGCACCGAGGGCGGCTGGGACGTCACCGCCTGCTGGGCCCAGGACCGGATGGTGCAGGCGACCGAGCGCTTCGATGCTGTAATTGTCTGCAGCGGGTGAGGCCCTTGGGCGATTGCgtggaatgtggggggggggatcgcTCCCAGTttgctgctccccctgccctgtgggtgccTCGGAGCTGCTGGCAAAGGGGCTGAGCAGGGTCACTCACCGGGGTCGGGTGCGGGGggctctcccggctctgggcggggagggggtgcaaggggccccaggagtgtgcagagggggGTAAAAACcgtggctgtgggggagcccagggtgtTGGGGGCAGTCATAGACCAGTCCCTGGGGTGTCGGGTGGGGAGCCCCAGAAAAACCCCTCCCCAGGGGGTGAGCAAACTTCTGGTCCTGGGCCTGGAGTTTGGAGAATGCCCCTCCCTGTGGGGGGCCTGTGTCAGTAAACGGGGGCCCCCAGGGAAGCACTAATAGGGTCcctctttctgctccctttgcAGTCACTATTCCGACCCATTCGTCCCCCCCATCCCTGGCCTCGAGACCTTCCCAGGTAAGAGCCTCCGGGGTCCCCTGGGGAAAATCCGTCTCCTGTGACCTGCCCTTTGCTCTGGGCTCTGGGACATGGGGAAGGGGCTGCCCTGGAGAAGACAGCAGGAGGGAGACGCTccatggggcagggcagccctgTGCGTGGGGAACCCATTGGGAGGCGGggaacccccacagctccccctttcacccccctctccctcctcccaggccgGCTGCTGCACAGCCACGAATACCGCTGCCCGGAGCCCTTTGCGGGCCGCACCGTGGTGCTGCTGGGGGCCGGCCCGTCCGGCGTGGACCTGACGCTGCAGCTGGCCCCCGTGGCCCAGCGGGTGATCCTGAGCCACCGGCAGCCCACGCTGTCCGCGCTGCCTGGGAACGTGCTGCAGGCAGCGCCGGCGGTGCGCGTAGCGGGAGACACGGTCCAGTTCGGGGACGGCGCCGAGCACAGGGCCGACGTCCTCATCCTCTGCACCGGGTACCGTTACCGCTTCCCCTTCCTGTCGCCCGCCCGCCTGGGCCTGCGGATCACGGACCACACGGTGACGCCGCTGTACCGGCACCTGCTGCCGCCGCACCATCCCAGTCTCTTCTTCATCGGGCTCTGCAAGCAGATCTGCCCCTTCCCACACTTCCACTGCCAGCTGCTCTTCTGCCTGGCGGTGCTGGTGGGCACCTGctgcctgccctctgctgccgAGATGCAGGTGGCCGCCGAGGGGCAGCTGCGGCAGCATctaggggccgggggggcccccaAGCACTTCCACCGGCTGGGAGAGCTGCAGTGGGGTTACTGCCAGGAGCTGGCACGGCTGGGTGGGTTCGAGCCCCTGCTCCCGGTGGTCAGGAAGATCTACGAGTCCACGCGGGAGAGCCGCAGGCAGGACGTCTCCAGCTACCGGAGCCTCAACTACAGGGTGTTGAGTGCTGAggagtgggagctggtgggggcagACCCCGGGGGGACCCCAGGCGAGGGGATGTAATGGTCCCTTTCTACACTTGCTTTGCACAAAGGGGacaggccagaggggctgggggcaatgGAGACGGAGCTCCCGCCCGTGCCTGGCTCCCGGTCTTAGGCGGAGGGTTAGCCGGTGGGTCGTTGTCTGACCCAGCCAGTGCAGCCGGAGCCCCTTCACCATCGCTGCCTCCAGCCCTGCATCCTCTGCTCACCCTGAAGGCTGGGGACTTGGCCAGCCTTCCCGCCACAGCCGAGCAGGGATAAAATCCCCTGGCGCATTGGGGCCGGTGGGGAATCGGCGCCATTAGCACAAGGAGCCGAAACCTTGGTCCTGGGCGGTTTGATAGTAAAGAAATGAGCAAATAAAGGGTAAAACCTGAACCTGCtgctgtcacggagtccccgggcgatgctctggaactgctccccacaaagccaggcaggaccttggggagcctcctctccctcggagcagactgtcttcagggcaaggagctcacacggcttcacctcctgggtctgaccctgGAGCATTCAGcttctgcccctccgtgcgcttcccacagcgagttcgcccaggcggggtcctggggcagccagagggtcctgcccccccacttcacagtcagacgtgactctcagccagccagtaaaacagaggtttattagatgacaggaacacagtctaaaacagagcttgtagtcCAGAGAACCGGAtccctcagccaggtccattctggggcccagcgagccagacacccccgaCTGCctcactcctcatccccagccagctcccaactgaaaccccctccagcccctcctcctctgggctttgttactttcctgggccaggaggtcacctgacctctttgttctcccacacctttagcatccccttgcaggggggaagggcctggccattagttgccaggcgaCAGAGGGTTggccagaaactgaggcacccacacagtattcagaggaaa harbors:
- the LOC101946749 gene encoding uncharacterized protein LOC101946749 isoform X1, coding for MWPKSTQGLDAVFVPVNGPHCRMTAPGKLRVAVIGAGAAGLCAARHIAARPESFAPPVVFEASSRIGGTWVYTEETGQRPDGLPVHSSMYRDLRTNLPKEVMAFPDFPFDPSLPSFLHHSDVLAYLESYTDHFRVREHVRFSWLVDAVSPAEGTEGGWDVTACWAQDRMVQATERFDAVIVCSGHYSDPFVPPIPGLETFPGRLLHSHEYRCPEPFAGRTVVLLGAGPSGVDLTLQLAPVAQRVILSHRQPTLSALPGNVLQAAPAVRVAGDTVQFGDGAEHRADVLILCTGYRYRFPFLSPARLGLRITDHTVTPLYRHLLPPHHPSLFFIGLCKQICPFPHFHCQLLFCLAVLVGTCCLPSAAEMQVAAEGQLRQHLGAGGAPKHFHRLGELQWGYCQELARLGGFEPLLPVVRKIYESTRESRRQDVSSYRSLNYRVLSAEEWELVGADPGGTPGEGM
- the LOC101946749 gene encoding uncharacterized protein LOC101946749 isoform X2: MAEPLQTLNLSPLPHCRMTAPGKLRVAVIGAGAAGLCAARHIAARPESFAPPVVFEASSRIGGTWVYTEETGQRPDGLPVHSSMYRDLRTNLPKEVMAFPDFPFDPSLPSFLHHSDVLAYLESYTDHFRVREHVRFSWLVDAVSPAEGTEGGWDVTACWAQDRMVQATERFDAVIVCSGHYSDPFVPPIPGLETFPGRLLHSHEYRCPEPFAGRTVVLLGAGPSGVDLTLQLAPVAQRVILSHRQPTLSALPGNVLQAAPAVRVAGDTVQFGDGAEHRADVLILCTGYRYRFPFLSPARLGLRITDHTVTPLYRHLLPPHHPSLFFIGLCKQICPFPHFHCQLLFCLAVLVGTCCLPSAAEMQVAAEGQLRQHLGAGGAPKHFHRLGELQWGYCQELARLGGFEPLLPVVRKIYESTRESRRQDVSSYRSLNYRVLSAEEWELVGADPGGTPGEGM